The genomic segment GATTTAAAGTGCCTTTTTACATACAGGTCCAGTGTTTGGTGTGTTCAGCTGAGTTGAAATACCATGGAAGTACTTCCTCCATGATTAGGCATTATACTGCGAAGCATGGAGCTGTGGTTAACCAGGGGAAGGCAAATAAAGGTAGCATAAATCTCTCATAATTTTGTCAtcattgacaataaaaacagaaacacaatatgcttctgcttcacatttttatctcttttcttttttgtctgcttgtcttcttttttgtgtcttAGGGGACCGGAAGCGAGAGCTAGATGAGGCTCTTGTGAACATGCTAGTGAAGGATTCGCAGCCTTTTTCCATTGTTGATGACTGTGGCTTCAAGGAGTTTGTGGCGTTGCTTGATCCCACATATACTCTTCCATCCAAACAGACTCTAAAGGACATGGTGATACAGAGATACAAGGGCCAGATGTCCAAGATCAAAGCTCACATAGAAGATGGAGACTCTGACCTTGACTGCTGATATATGGACCACCATCTATATGTTTCCTGTCGTTATGTGGATGAAACTACCAGGCGTTCCACAATGCATTTGGAAGTGGCGTATTTGCCTGAAGCACTTACTGGTGGTAGGATCGCTGCTGACACAAGATCTCTCATGAAAGAATGAGGTACTGAAGGAAAGGTGGCCTTATTAATATGGTTGCCTGATAGAAGTTTAAATCTGAGATGTACACTTAGCTTTGTCCTTTCGTTAGTTTTAGTGGTGAGGAATTTTCTTGATGCATCTGATCTGGGGGGCTTTGCACAAAAGCCAGTCACATTCTTTCAAATCAGCTCAATGGGAAAAGATAAGCTCAAAGAAGTGTAGGAGGCGATACATTTTGAGGCGATAAAGGTAATTTTAGAGGTGGAAGCAGGCTGGGACCAAACCTTGTTCATAAATTCAGAAAGAGGCAGCCGGTGGGGACAGCTTTTGTTGAGCTGAAAACAGACTCTGGACAGTAGCTGTCCAAAGTGAAGACGGTTTCATGGCTAAAGAGTTTCCCaatgacaaaaatgtatgtGATACTTGTAAGAAgcatttgggaaaaaaataaattacaatgcAGCTGAACTTtagaaatgattgttttctaaaatgtgtttgtgtatttttgttgaGCAGCAGTCATCAATGTGAAACAGAGACATAGATTTCtccctgattttatttttctgaaacatttaaccTAACCTCATGCTAACCTCATGCTAACCTCCAAGATTAATAGGATATGTTTATTTTGGAGATTAgcaaaataacataatttatttcctgttattttacTCAGAATTCCTGTTTTACAGGATTTCTACTCGGTCTCAAAAATTCTGGAGAAGCATTAAATTGGCTTCTCTCATTTTCCACATTTGGAAAAGTACGGTAATTCTTTATTAAGGAATTGTATtaagttttcagatttgttcCCCCTTATTCCAATATTGTACTGACAAAGTCTAATAATCCTTTACAAATGCTATTGTTATCACATCAGTTTATTAATTATATGCTTTATCTATAGATTTGCTATCTCTCAGAttagtttgaacattttacCCATCAATATTTGATTTTTGACTTACTGACTGTGTATAAGAACTTAAAACTTTAAGAAGTATTAGGTTGAacagtgagaaagagagaaactgagaaacagttgaaccatttgatcaaaaatccaaaacaagcACTGGAACTGATATATTTAGCAGACGTATTCGCCGtcattgtggcatttagcaaatctACATGTTGAGTTTGTTTTCATGGAAACAGTTTCATATGTTTCAGTCTGTATTCTGTCTATTCTCTATCATCTGCTGACCTAATAGCCAAACCTTCAGCAATGGTTGTGAGCTCCACCCAGTTTGATCTCCAGTATAAAAACAGGGGGCGCAGCACAGGAGAAACCAAACCAAGAGTTCAACTTCTGCAGCGTTTTACCTCCGGCAAAATActggtgggaaaaaaatgacatctttATAGCTGGAGAAGCTGAAGTCTGATCAAGGATTCTCGGGGAGAAGATTGCAAACTTTATATGCAGGATTTGTCTTttaattaaatagattttttttaatgtatatataCTATTTCTATTCCAGACGCTTTGTGTCCgagtttaaagttaaaatgcGTCCGCTAAATGAGAGCGACTTTGTGGATGCGTACGACGTCCCGCGGGACGAGAGTCTGGCCCGGGTGGAGATCGCGCTGCTCGGTGCGATCTTCGTGACCGCCACCATCCTCAACACcgccctgctgctgctcctctggcGGCAGCGCAAGCAGATGTCCAGGATGCGCGTCTTCGTCTTCCACCTGTGCCTGGCGGACCTGGTGGTCGCCTTTTTCCAGGTGTGCCCGCAGCTCATGTGGGACATCACGGACCGGTTCGTGGGACCCGACCTGGTGTGCCGCCTGGTGAAGTACCTGCAGGTCCTGGGCATGTTTTCCTCCACCTATATGATCGTGGTGATGACGGTGGACAGATACCAAGCCATCTGCAACCCGATGGTGAAGTTTCAGCGGGCGCGCTCGAGACTGAACGTTCCCGTGTGCGTGGCGTGGGGGGTCTCTCTCGTGGGGAGCTTGCCGCAGGTTTTTATCTTCTCCCAAGTGGAGGTCGCACCCGGTGTGTTTGACTGCTGGGCGGACTTCATCCAGCCCTGGGGGCTGCAGACCTACATCACCTGGACCACTCTGGTCATTTTCATCCTGCCGGTTTCCACGGTGGTAGTTTGCCAGGTGCGCATCTGCAGAGCCATCCAGACCAACCTGTCCAGAAAGACTCACAGGCAGGGAGTGAGCGTCGGGGCGCCGCTGCCAGCAAGAGCCAGCGGAGCGGCTGGGATGTCCAAAGCCAGGGTGAAGACGCTGAAGATGACCGTGGTCATTGTGTTGGTGTATGTCATGTGCTGGGCTCCCTTCTTCACCGTCCAGCTGTGGTCCGCCTGGGACGCAAATGCGCCTAAAGAGAGTAAGTTGCTGCAAAAATACCACCACGTTTTTCCTTATAAACAACAAACGCGGTCCGAAATTGAATGGGGCCCAAGCGAAATTTGATTTGGGCCACCAATTTTCCCCgtaatctaataaaaaaatatatatgtttatttatttttatccttatTTTATGAAATAGTGAAGAACACATgtagatttaataattaaaataactttaatttaatgtaatgattaaatgtaatgaaaaaaaaatctaaagtttatATGCATATAATGCATTAGGctatatcaaaacaaaaatgcaagaaaataaagtgtacttctttttcaaaaacataaacaatgataTCGGAcaattattttatgtcattgtgtgttaaaataatgattatttcattattttatatttactgaaATAGCTAACCTGAGGTTATGTGGCCTTGAGCTGAATTCAGTTTGGACCCCCAATTAATCctataaattaatatttatagatGGGCTCACTTTAACAGTataataaatgtgttaaatgaatttttaaagtgttaataattcattaaaacacAAGCACAACAAAATCTTcaattaaaatatgactttgttaTATTGTTAATTAATGCTTCTTTCTTATGCAACATGCAACAATGACATACATTAACCCTGACATCTAAATGGTTAAGCTGCTTAACTGAAGACCGATCTGCTTGACTTCTACATTGTTAACATAGCAAAACTGaccaagtttatttatttagcacatttacaacaacCTCAGCTGATCAAAGTGCTTCATGACAAAcacaacatcaaaaacatgaatgataaaaaacagaaaataaaaataagtttggtaaaaaaaaataaataaaaaaaaagacaattataaAATTGGCAGAAAATACCTAAAATTAATAATATGAATAGAAACCAAAACCGTACTTATTTTCAGCTGCAGTGATTTTCTTCCCCCCTTTAGCTTTTCTCTTTAATTGGTGTTAAATGTCAgggagaaacattttcagtctgagcTTAAACTGACAGACTGACTGAGAAAgcttaacaaataaaatgacttcATCTCTTGTTGCAACAAAGAACTATAGAGCAATAAATTAGATTCTTAAGTAAACATATGCTTTTAACATATAACGAACAACAATTTatactttcatttttacattaaattattctgttacgtgtgtgtgtttaactTATTGCACATTGAATTGTAACACTTTTATCTGGTCATAAAACTTACATTCTCATTATTTCTAAGAGAATAAGGTCCAGAGTCCTGTATTTCAATGCAAACCTATAGAGCAGGGAAGTTTATATATTGCTTAGTTTGCAGCTACATTATTAATAATCCatccagaaaacaaataaaaagcttaaaCAGATCTGAGGAACATATTTATGCAACAATATTAACTGGACAAGATAGTTCACATTTTCCAGTAAAGGTTCTGTGACCCTGTAACCTTTTTACATGCAGACATCAGTCATTACTCTTGCATGGATATAGAAAGAACAATTTTATCAGCTGGAACCGATCAAATTTCACTtgtatattttaagaaatgttgcTCAGCTGTAAATGTAATATATTCTGCTTTTGTACTTAATTTACCCAATTGCTTTTCTTTGATAAAATGGAAAGATTAATAATGTTACCTGTGCAatcattagtttttttaaattttttaaattgaatatgaaatACCATTGCAAATTTTGAATCATtataaatttttaaagtttttccttAAATGTAATTATGAATGTAAAGTTTTGGCACCTACTCTCTGTGTTAGAGGTCATGCGTCCTCTGGGACCCGGCTGGCCTGCGAGCTTTGAGTcacagtttagtttgtttttttgagtaAATTAATACAGGAAGCTACAACATATTCATAAGATTTCAGTGCAGACACATTACATGTTTTTAGTTCTGTTCCTCCAGCTGCGATTTTCACCATCCTGATGCTGCTGGCCAGCCTGAACAGCTGTGCCAATCCCTGCATCTACCTCCTGTTCTGCGGGGAGTTCCCCAAGAGGCTGGTGAAACTCCTGCGTCCACCGGCGCTCTCTGCCGGTAAGAATCCGATGCGTGAGGAAGTGACGCTTGTCAGCACTTTGTATATGAGCTTTAAAAATGCCTCAGAGTCAAAGGGATTGTAAGGCCATGTCATAAAAAGGGGTGGGAGGGGGTAACATGGAGACCTGCGTCCTGAGAAGAGCTTACTCTGAGCTCTCTTTGTGTTTGACagagagatgaagacaaaatatcaatcaatcaatcactttattttggtaaattgtccacattaaacacaggaaacaacaaaagaaaaaaaacaacaataaacaaacccaCAGTTTACCAAAAAAGGAATAGGCCGAAGCAAAGCTGATTCTTGCCTACCCTGTTTTTA from the Xiphophorus maculatus strain JP 163 A chromosome 20, X_maculatus-5.0-male, whole genome shotgun sequence genome contains:
- the LOC111612342 gene encoding uncharacterized protein LOC111612342 isoform X2, with amino-acid sequence MESSRKRGRSDMWAHFKLIAPDKVQCSLCLGELKYHGNTSSMIRHFSTLHGATVNHGNTNQDQKPDVDKALVKMLVKDSQPSSIVDSLPLHDSGGQPRKKGRSDMWEYFKLVKPDKVQCLVCSAELKYHGSTSSMIRHYTAKHGAVVNQGKANKGDRKRELDEALVNMLVKDSQPFSIVDDCGFKEFVALLDPTYTLPSKQTLKDMVIQRYKGQMSKIKAHIEDGDSDLDC
- the LOC111612342 gene encoding uncharacterized protein LOC111612342 isoform X1, producing the protein MESSRKRGRSDMWAHFKLIAPDKVQCSLCLGELKYHGNTSSMIRHFSTLHGATVNHGNTNQVDQKPDVDKALVKMLVKDSQPSSIVDSLPLHDSGGQPRKKGRSDMWEYFKLVKPDKVQCLVCSAELKYHGSTSSMIRHYTAKHGAVVNQGKANKGDRKRELDEALVNMLVKDSQPFSIVDDCGFKEFVALLDPTYTLPSKQTLKDMVIQRYKGQMSKIKAHIEDGDSDLDC
- the LOC102229923 gene encoding vasopressin V1b receptor-like isoform X2, which translates into the protein MYIYYFYSRRFVSEFKVKMRPLNESDFVDAYDVPRDESLARVEIALLGAIFVTATILNTALLLLLWRQRKQMSRMRVFVFHLCLADLVVAFFQVCPQLMWDITDRFVGPDLVCRLVKYLQVLGMFSSTYMIVVMTVDRYQAICNPMVKFQRARSRLNVPVCVAWGVSLVGSLPQVFIFSQVEVAPGVFDCWADFIQPWGLQTYITWTTLVIFILPVSTVVVCQVRICRAIQTNLSRKTHRQGVSVGAPLPARASGAAGMSKARVKTLKMTVVIVLVYVMCWAPFFTVQLWSAWDANAPKEILFLQLRFSPS
- the LOC102229923 gene encoding vasopressin V2 receptor-like isoform X1, with the protein product MYIYYFYSRRFVSEFKVKMRPLNESDFVDAYDVPRDESLARVEIALLGAIFVTATILNTALLLLLWRQRKQMSRMRVFVFHLCLADLVVAFFQVCPQLMWDITDRFVGPDLVCRLVKYLQVLGMFSSTYMIVVMTVDRYQAICNPMVKFQRARSRLNVPVCVAWGVSLVGSLPQVFIFSQVEVAPGVFDCWADFIQPWGLQTYITWTTLVIFILPVSTVVVCQVRICRAIQTNLSRKTHRQGVSVGAPLPARASGAAGMSKARVKTLKMTVVIVLVYVMCWAPFFTVQLWSAWDANAPKETAIFTILMLLASLNSCANPCIYLLFCGEFPKRLVKLLRPPALSAAIIRRANQGWMAVNEMWTESPSDVGLKGDFT